From a single Anaerolineaceae bacterium oral taxon 439 genomic region:
- a CDS encoding ABC transporter permease — MENSNVQRFRIGNDIRSYLSKPANVITIVFLVVLIAAVVIPLFTLLIGSFRINGNQEAIYVGGDLVDGSFTLNHWKELLTSRDFNYAVIKFWRPLRQSIAMALLACAIAVGFGGIIAWFITRSDLAGKKFISTIFIFPYIMPSWSMAMFWENFFKNTSINAGKGILETLTGICVPEPIVYGLFPCAMSLGLHYAPFAYILIGGILRNMDANLEEAALVLKASRLKILYKVTLPIVFPALISTVLLVFSSSISSFAVPFFLNKSSIDSGNNFISISVQMRSLINSGFTKGQGYVVAIVLMIFSIIILTMNNRLTGARKSFTTVTGKSGQVSLVKLGKARTFLTVFLILLTAFFAFAPLLSFAIESFLEIPGDWSTFTLRYWLSSDPFEGSLKGDTIGILKSVIMWKALGRSLGLSVLVSLLAGTFGIFIGYAVASKRGSRTTMLVSNLAFLPYLIPSMSFGAVYLALSYTKGFTWLDGSMLLLLLVGSIKFMPFASRTATGAMMQLSGEIEEAAIILGVPWWKRMVRVLFPIQKASFISGFLLPFVSCMRELSLFVLLAASYTTLITTVLQEYSRTGLSQAANAINLLIILLVLIIQFTISKVTGASIDRGVGGN; from the coding sequence ATGGAAAATAGTAACGTTCAACGATTCAGGATCGGGAACGATATCCGGTCGTATCTTTCAAAACCAGCCAACGTCATTACGATCGTTTTTCTCGTCGTGCTGATCGCGGCGGTCGTGATCCCATTGTTCACCCTGCTGATCGGTTCGTTCAGGATCAACGGGAACCAGGAAGCTATCTACGTAGGCGGGGATCTCGTGGACGGAAGCTTTACCTTGAATCATTGGAAAGAGCTTCTGACAAGCCGCGACTTCAACTACGCAGTCATTAAATTCTGGCGCCCGTTAAGGCAATCAATCGCAATGGCCCTGTTAGCCTGCGCAATCGCGGTCGGTTTCGGCGGGATCATCGCCTGGTTCATCACCCGGTCGGACCTCGCCGGGAAAAAATTTATTTCAACGATTTTTATTTTCCCGTATATCATGCCAAGCTGGTCGATGGCCATGTTTTGGGAAAATTTTTTCAAAAATACAAGTATCAACGCGGGGAAAGGCATTTTAGAAACATTAACAGGAATTTGCGTACCTGAGCCGATCGTTTACGGCCTTTTCCCCTGCGCGATGAGTCTGGGGCTGCATTACGCCCCCTTCGCCTATATCCTGATCGGCGGTATTTTACGCAACATGGACGCTAACCTCGAAGAAGCGGCGCTCGTCCTGAAAGCGAGCCGCCTGAAGATTCTATATAAAGTCACGCTCCCGATCGTTTTTCCAGCGCTGATCTCCACCGTGCTCTTAGTTTTTTCGAGCAGTATCAGCAGCTTCGCCGTGCCTTTTTTCCTGAATAAAAGCAGTATCGACAGCGGGAATAACTTCATTTCCATATCGGTCCAAATGCGAAGCCTGATCAATTCGGGATTCACAAAAGGCCAGGGATACGTCGTCGCGATCGTTCTCATGATCTTCTCCATCATCATCTTAACCATGAACAATCGATTAACCGGCGCGCGAAAATCCTTCACGACGGTAACCGGGAAATCGGGACAGGTCTCGCTCGTAAAGCTCGGGAAAGCCAGAACCTTCCTCACAGTCTTTCTGATCCTGCTGACGGCCTTCTTTGCGTTCGCTCCGCTTCTCTCGTTCGCGATCGAAAGCTTTTTAGAAATCCCCGGCGACTGGTCTACGTTTACGCTCCGCTATTGGCTTTCTTCCGATCCGTTCGAAGGAAGCCTGAAAGGAGATACGATCGGTATCCTGAAAAGCGTGATCATGTGGAAAGCGCTCGGGCGAAGCTTAGGGCTTTCGGTTCTGGTTTCGCTGCTCGCCGGAACGTTCGGTATTTTTATCGGATACGCCGTAGCTTCAAAACGCGGAAGCAGAACGACCATGCTCGTGTCGAATCTGGCGTTCTTACCTTACCTGATTCCGTCGATGAGTTTCGGCGCGGTTTATTTAGCGCTGTCGTATACGAAAGGCTTCACCTGGTTAGACGGTTCGATGCTGTTGCTGCTTCTGGTCGGGTCAATTAAATTCATGCCGTTCGCGTCAAGGACGGCGACCGGAGCGATGATGCAGCTGTCCGGAGAGATCGAGGAAGCCGCGATTATTTTAGGCGTTCCCTGGTGGAAACGCATGGTCCGCGTCCTGTTCCCGATCCAGAAGGCGAGCTTTATCAGCGGGTTCCTGCTGCCCTTCGTTTCCTGCATGCGGGAATTATCGTTATTCGTCCTTTTAGCGGCGAGCTATACAACCCTGATTACCACCGTTCTGCAGGAATACAGCCGAACCGGATTGTCGCAGGCAGCTAACGCAATCAATTTATTGATCATTCTGCTCGTATTAATAATTCAATTTACCATCAGCAAAGTTACCGGCGCAAGCATTGACAGAGGCGTAGGAGGAAATTAA
- a CDS encoding ABC transporter: protein MPKITLEHVEKRFDKFVAVKDLNMVIDDRDFITLLGPSGCGKTTTLRMIAGLESPTEGKITIGDKVVFDAAAGIDISPAKREIGFLFQNYALWPHMTVFQNIAFGLQNLKWSKPEIRKRVDEMLTMLKIEQFEHRYPGELSGGQQQRVAIARTLAPRPKVLFMDEPLSNLDAKLRLEMRTELKRLHSETDSTFLYVTHDQLEAMTLATKICLLKEGVMQQYDAPLDIYNAPNNIFVADFVGNPTMNFIPAQVRLLDALHAEIQALGTSFVLKSKIPLNPIGENSAGTNAVLGVRPEFLHLGSGPHKGKVYATLPAGMETTVKIDMNDLILTSVEFGSVDYEPDSEINFAIHGSEIILFDAQTGNKIGKGKVRYGNEELH from the coding sequence ATGCCGAAAATAACGTTAGAACACGTTGAAAAACGATTTGATAAATTCGTCGCCGTAAAAGATTTAAATATGGTTATCGACGATCGGGATTTTATTACGCTCTTAGGACCGTCCGGCTGTGGAAAGACGACGACGCTGCGAATGATCGCAGGGTTAGAATCCCCAACCGAAGGGAAAATTACGATCGGAGACAAGGTCGTTTTCGACGCCGCGGCAGGGATCGATATTTCGCCGGCGAAACGCGAGATCGGATTTTTATTTCAGAACTATGCGCTCTGGCCGCATATGACCGTTTTTCAGAATATCGCGTTCGGCCTGCAGAATCTGAAATGGTCGAAGCCCGAAATCCGTAAAAGAGTCGATGAGATGCTGACGATGCTGAAAATCGAACAGTTTGAACACCGATACCCGGGCGAGCTATCCGGCGGACAGCAGCAGCGCGTCGCGATCGCCAGGACGCTCGCGCCGAGACCGAAGGTTTTGTTTATGGACGAACCGTTATCCAACCTTGACGCGAAGCTTCGTCTCGAGATGCGAACGGAGCTGAAACGGCTTCATTCAGAAACGGATTCCACCTTTCTATACGTCACGCATGATCAGTTAGAGGCGATGACGCTGGCGACAAAAATCTGCCTGCTAAAAGAAGGCGTCATGCAGCAATACGACGCGCCGCTCGATATTTATAATGCGCCGAACAATATTTTCGTCGCCGATTTCGTCGGCAATCCAACCATGAATTTCATTCCGGCGCAAGTCAGGTTGCTGGACGCGCTGCACGCGGAAATCCAGGCTCTCGGGACGTCGTTCGTACTCAAAAGTAAGATTCCCCTGAATCCGATCGGCGAAAATTCCGCCGGGACGAACGCTGTCTTAGGCGTACGTCCGGAATTCCTGCACCTTGGATCCGGTCCGCATAAAGGAAAAGTCTACGCGACGCTTCCCGCCGGGATGGAAACAACCGTCAAAATAGATATGAATGATCTTATCCTGACTTCGGTAGAATTCGGCAGCGTTGACTATGAGCCCGACAGTGAAATCAATTTCGCTATTCACGGAAGCGAGATCATCCTGTTCGACGCCCAGACAGGGAATAAAATCGGCAAAGGAAAAGTCAGGTACGGCAATGAAGAGCTTCATTAA
- the kbaY gene encoding tagatose-bisphosphate aldolase (catalyzes the reversible reaction of dihydroxyacetone phosphate with glyceraldehyde 3-phosphate to produce tagatose 1,6-bisphosphate; in enteric bacteria there are two D-tagatose 1,6-bisphosphate-specific aldolases: KbaY (also called AgaY), involved in catabolism of N-acetyl-galactosamine and D-galactosamine, and GatY which is part of the galactitol catabolism pathway), with the protein MALVTLASILSSTRKQSYAVGAFNFNGIEDSRGILDAAIQKKSPVILMASVSAVAYFGGPEAIAGFVQGITRSLEIPVALHLDHAEELDLIFSCVDAGFTSVMIDASKKSYEENIAITREVVQYAHEQSVSVEAELGKIGGREENISVSAREASMTDPKAVPEFISRTGIDALAVAIGTAHGFYKEDPLLDFERLEKIRSLTDTPLVLHGGTGLTEADFIHCVKSGISKINVGTELKYCCSQTVRKSVETQPDQIDIRKLVGPARKNCEEIVLKKIELFGSANKG; encoded by the coding sequence ATGGCACTCGTAACGTTAGCATCAATTTTAAGTAGTACGCGGAAACAAAGCTACGCGGTCGGCGCTTTCAACTTCAACGGGATTGAGGATTCAAGAGGGATCTTAGACGCCGCGATTCAAAAGAAATCCCCTGTTATCCTGATGGCGAGCGTCAGCGCGGTAGCGTACTTCGGCGGACCAGAAGCGATCGCCGGATTCGTTCAGGGAATAACCCGATCGCTGGAAATCCCCGTCGCGCTGCATTTGGATCACGCCGAAGAACTCGATCTGATTTTCAGCTGCGTCGACGCCGGATTTACTTCGGTCATGATCGACGCGTCAAAAAAATCGTATGAAGAAAATATCGCGATCACGCGCGAAGTCGTCCAGTATGCGCATGAACAGAGCGTCTCGGTTGAAGCCGAATTAGGAAAAATCGGCGGAAGAGAAGAGAATATATCCGTATCGGCAAGAGAAGCTTCCATGACCGATCCGAAAGCTGTTCCCGAGTTCATTTCCCGGACGGGAATCGACGCATTAGCGGTCGCGATCGGAACCGCGCATGGTTTTTATAAGGAAGATCCCCTGTTGGATTTTGAGCGCCTGGAAAAAATCCGTTCGCTGACCGACACTCCGCTTGTCCTTCATGGCGGAACCGGACTGACCGAAGCGGATTTCATTCACTGCGTAAAATCCGGCATCAGCAAAATCAACGTTGGCACGGAGCTTAAATACTGCTGCAGCCAGACGGTCCGGAAAAGCGTCGAAACGCAGCCGGATCAGATCGATATCCGAAAATTGGTCGGGCCCGCGCGTAAAAACTGCGAAGAGATCGTTTTGAAGAAAATCGAGCTGTTCGGAAGCGCGAATAAAGGGTAA
- a CDS encoding argininosuccinate synthase, with protein MNKVVLAYSGGLDTSAIIPWLIETYGCEVVCACANVGQEEELAGLEERAKASGASKLYVQDLTDELCESYIWPMIKSGAVYEKNYLLGTSIARPIVAKWLVEIAEKENADAIAHGCTGKGNDQVRFENTIQALNPNLDVIAPWRVWNFTSREDLIAYIESKNLPYPDTARNPKLFSRDRNIWHISHEGGPIEAIDAEPDEAWYVLTVSPEAAPDQAETVGIEFVAGEAVALNGKKMKPAELLRELNRIGGRHGIGRTNIVENRLVGMKSHGLYENPGGSILYEAHTQLESITLDRDTQHFKEMAAVRYSELIYNGQWFSPLCDSLNAFFAESNRSVTGMVKLKLYKGNIIPVGISSPFSLYSEKIASFGDVTLYDHKDATGFIRCFTLPSRVRSAMEKGQGKAISADLN; from the coding sequence TTGAACAAAGTTGTTTTAGCGTATTCGGGCGGATTAGACACTTCCGCAATTATTCCCTGGCTGATCGAAACGTACGGCTGCGAAGTGGTTTGCGCCTGCGCCAACGTCGGACAGGAAGAAGAACTCGCCGGACTGGAAGAGCGCGCGAAAGCCTCGGGGGCCTCGAAGCTGTACGTTCAGGACCTGACGGACGAGCTCTGCGAATCGTATATCTGGCCGATGATCAAGTCGGGAGCGGTCTACGAGAAAAACTACCTGCTCGGGACGTCGATCGCGCGCCCGATCGTCGCGAAATGGCTGGTTGAGATCGCTGAAAAAGAAAACGCCGACGCGATTGCGCATGGCTGTACCGGAAAAGGCAACGATCAGGTCCGCTTCGAAAACACGATTCAGGCGCTCAATCCGAATTTAGACGTCATCGCGCCGTGGCGCGTCTGGAATTTTACTTCGCGCGAGGACCTGATCGCGTATATCGAATCGAAAAACCTCCCCTATCCGGACACGGCGCGCAACCCGAAGCTGTTCAGCCGCGACCGCAACATCTGGCACATTTCGCATGAAGGCGGGCCGATCGAAGCGATCGACGCCGAACCGGACGAAGCCTGGTACGTGCTGACCGTGTCGCCGGAAGCCGCGCCGGATCAGGCCGAAACCGTCGGGATCGAGTTCGTCGCCGGAGAAGCCGTCGCGCTGAACGGAAAGAAAATGAAACCCGCCGAGCTCCTCCGCGAGCTGAATCGAATCGGCGGACGGCACGGGATCGGACGCACGAATATCGTCGAGAACCGGCTTGTCGGAATGAAATCGCATGGCCTGTACGAAAATCCGGGCGGCTCGATCCTCTACGAGGCGCATACACAGCTTGAATCGATTACGCTCGACCGCGACACGCAGCATTTTAAAGAGATGGCCGCCGTCCGCTATAGCGAGCTGATCTACAACGGCCAGTGGTTTTCGCCGCTCTGCGATTCGCTGAACGCTTTTTTCGCGGAAAGCAACCGCAGCGTTACCGGCATGGTAAAGCTCAAGCTGTACAAAGGCAATATCATCCCGGTCGGCATCTCGTCGCCCTTCTCCCTTTATTCCGAAAAAATCGCGTCCTTCGGGGACGTCACCCTCTACGACCACAAAGACGCGACCGGCTTTATCCGCTGTTTCACGCTTCCGAGCCGCGTCCGCTCCGCAATGGAAAAAGGTCAGGGTAAAGCGATTTCAGCCGATCTAAACTGA
- a CDS encoding argininosuccinate lyase: protein MQEKTIWSGGRLSADLDIDLSALNQSLSIDQRMAQQDIQGSRAWCKAIAQAGILTEEEFRQIDAGLAKSGADLADGTFQFRPDDEDIHSAVERQLSEEIGPVAGKLHTGRSRNDQVATDFRLWLKDQIPDLISEILRLESVLVDRAESDQGIILPGYTHFQQAQPILLSHWWLAHFWAFERDRRRFIETLERLDVCPLGSGALAGTTVPIDRFALAADLGFRQPAENSLDAVSDRDFAVDFLYSCAMIATHLSRLAEALILYTTVEYGYLTLSDRFSTGSSLMPQKKNPDSLELVRAQAGIQQGRLTALMAVLKGLPSAYDKDLQEDKRLTFEAFDTAVLTLKVMRGAIATLTVNADRTRAALRPDAYATDAADYLVRKGVPFREAHHIIGKLVRRAELAGTTLERLPLADWRTESERFEADVFSIFTPEAAVAARSAFGGTAPARVREGILLAKAALSEPL, encoded by the coding sequence ATGCAGGAAAAAACAATCTGGTCAGGCGGACGGCTCAGCGCCGATCTCGACATCGATCTTTCAGCGCTGAATCAGTCCTTATCGATCGACCAGCGCATGGCGCAGCAGGATATTCAGGGAAGCCGCGCCTGGTGCAAGGCGATCGCGCAGGCCGGAATCCTTACGGAAGAAGAATTCCGACAGATCGACGCCGGCTTAGCGAAATCAGGCGCCGATTTAGCCGACGGAACCTTCCAATTCCGGCCGGACGACGAAGATATTCATTCCGCCGTCGAACGTCAGCTCAGCGAAGAAATCGGACCTGTCGCCGGAAAGCTTCATACCGGACGCAGCCGCAACGATCAGGTCGCGACCGATTTCAGGTTATGGTTAAAGGATCAGATCCCCGATCTCATCTCGGAAATCCTGCGGCTGGAAAGCGTCCTCGTCGATCGCGCCGAGTCCGACCAGGGGATCATTCTCCCGGGCTACACGCACTTCCAACAGGCCCAGCCGATCCTGCTCAGCCATTGGTGGCTCGCGCATTTCTGGGCATTCGAACGCGACCGCCGCCGCTTCATTGAAACGCTTGAACGGCTCGACGTCTGTCCGCTGGGGTCCGGGGCGCTCGCGGGAACGACCGTCCCGATCGATCGTTTCGCGCTCGCCGCCGACCTTGGCTTCCGTCAGCCCGCGGAGAACAGTCTCGACGCCGTTTCCGACCGCGATTTCGCCGTCGATTTCCTGTATAGCTGCGCGATGATCGCGACGCATCTCAGCCGACTCGCTGAAGCGCTCATCCTGTACACAACCGTCGAATATGGATACCTGACGCTCTCCGACCGCTTTTCGACCGGGTCCAGTCTCATGCCGCAGAAGAAGAACCCCGATTCGCTCGAGCTCGTCCGCGCGCAGGCCGGAATTCAGCAGGGACGATTAACCGCGCTGATGGCGGTATTGAAGGGACTGCCGTCTGCATATGATAAGGACCTTCAGGAAGATAAGCGGCTGACGTTCGAGGCATTCGATACCGCGGTCCTGACGCTGAAAGTCATGCGCGGCGCGATCGCAACGCTGACTGTCAACGCGGACCGCACCCGAGCCGCGCTGCGTCCGGACGCCTACGCGACCGACGCCGCCGATTACCTCGTCCGAAAAGGCGTCCCCTTCCGCGAGGCGCATCATATCATCGGGAAGCTCGTCAGACGGGCTGAACTCGCCGGAACGACGCTGGAACGGCTCCCGCTGGCGGACTGGCGAACCGAATCCGAACGTTTCGAAGCCGACGTATTTTCAATCTTTACGCCGGAAGCCGCCGTCGCCGCAAGGTCCGCGTTCGGCGGGACCGCGCCGGCGCGTGTCCGGGAAGGGATCCTGTTGGCTAAAGCCGCTCTTTCCGAACCGCTTTAG
- a CDS encoding MATE family efflux transporter yields the protein MNTSLRKTDLTDGVVWVKMLKYAAPIFSGTLFQSFYTTADAMIVGRYGGKAALAAIESVFTLTRLPVNLFMGIATGATILLSQSYGAKKYREVSEASHTAILFAALGGIVLAILGCVLAPVSIRCVQVPAAIAGDARRYLLIYYAGIAASLVFNVASGILRALGNSRQPFLYLVVANFLNVGLDLLFVAALRLGVVGAAIATVLSQLICAVLLLMELTRTELPCRIALNRLRFHRGQLASIFRLGLPVGIQSALYPISNTVVQTGINAFGVNSIAAWGISGKLDFLIWTISDAFGIAVSTFVAQNVGAEKFGRARSATRAGLGMACLLILTISAVLYLWGEPLATFLVDDLDVIELTGRILRFISPLYAAYVFCDVLAGAIRGQGDTVLPMMVSLLGICIFRVLWIFLVVPIHPTLMTALACYPISWVVTGLMFIGLFLYKEKATERAEKKIA from the coding sequence ATGAACACATCTTTAAGGAAAACTGATTTAACCGACGGGGTCGTATGGGTGAAAATGCTGAAATATGCGGCGCCGATCTTTTCAGGGACGCTCTTCCAGTCGTTCTACACGACCGCTGACGCGATGATCGTCGGTCGATACGGAGGAAAAGCGGCGCTCGCGGCGATCGAATCGGTTTTTACGCTGACGCGGCTCCCGGTAAATTTATTTATGGGGATTGCGACGGGGGCGACGATCCTCCTTTCTCAAAGCTATGGCGCGAAAAAGTATCGGGAGGTCTCGGAAGCGAGCCATACCGCGATCCTGTTTGCGGCGCTCGGCGGAATCGTGCTCGCGATTCTTGGCTGCGTGTTGGCGCCGGTTTCGATACGTTGTGTTCAGGTTCCGGCGGCGATTGCCGGAGATGCGCGGCGGTATTTGCTGATCTATTACGCGGGGATAGCCGCGTCGCTCGTTTTCAACGTGGCTTCGGGAATTCTCCGCGCGTTAGGAAATTCGCGGCAGCCTTTCCTGTATCTTGTGGTTGCGAATTTCCTGAACGTTGGGTTGGATTTGCTGTTCGTCGCCGCGCTGCGGCTGGGGGTCGTGGGAGCGGCGATCGCTACCGTGCTTTCGCAGCTCATCTGCGCGGTCCTGCTGCTGATGGAATTGACCCGGACGGAACTGCCCTGCCGGATCGCGCTGAACCGGCTCCGGTTTCATCGCGGTCAGCTGGCGTCGATATTCAGGTTGGGGTTGCCGGTCGGGATCCAATCTGCGCTGTATCCGATTTCGAATACTGTCGTTCAGACCGGGATCAACGCCTTCGGCGTCAATAGCATTGCCGCCTGGGGGATTTCCGGAAAGTTGGATTTCCTGATCTGGACGATTTCAGACGCGTTCGGGATCGCCGTTTCGACCTTCGTCGCGCAGAACGTCGGCGCGGAAAAGTTCGGCCGCGCGCGGTCGGCGACTCGCGCCGGCTTAGGAATGGCATGCCTGTTGATCCTGACGATCAGCGCGGTTCTTTACCTCTGGGGCGAACCGTTAGCCACTTTTCTGGTTGACGATCTCGATGTGATCGAATTGACAGGGCGGATTTTACGCTTCATCTCGCCGTTATACGCCGCGTATGTCTTTTGCGACGTTCTCGCCGGCGCGATCCGTGGTCAGGGGGATACGGTTTTGCCGATGATGGTGAGTTTGTTGGGGATCTGTATCTTTCGCGTTCTTTGGATTTTTCTCGTTGTTCCGATTCATCCGACGTTGATGACGGCTTTGGCCTGCTATCCGATATCCTGGGTCGTGACCGGCCTGATGTTCATCGGGCTGTTCCTGTATAAAGAAAAAGCTACCGAACGGGCTGAGAAAAAGATCGCCTGA
- a CDS encoding ribonuclease Y, whose protein sequence is MIVLSVIVVVAVIVLAVFLFTRMLNSRFVREQQLDAENIILVAKQRAQQIETEAMDKALKTINEGEEELQKRRNEVSRESDRVQKRRNELETRVEKIEQRESALSKRQSNLDKRSNEIDKMASKQLDELQRVASMTVEEAKAELMAAVEKDSRNEMARIIRQVEQEARSEGEKKAREIIVTAIQRVASDQVAEVTTSTVNLPGEEMKGRIVGRNGRNIRAFEQAAGVDVIVDDTPEAVMISCFDPVRREIAKRALDRLILDGRIHPANIEKILRDEEKEVQKLIVEAGEEAAFQAGVVGLHPEIIKVLGRLKYRTSFGQNQLAHSVETAKLASVIASELGADVETARKGALLHDIGKAMDHNTEGTHAKIGADFCKRYGTNMKVVNIIEAHHHEVDQDSIEAVVVEAADAISGARPGARREDLEFYIKRLRTLEEIANSYKGVENSFAIQAGREVRIIVTPEEVDDLAATYMARDIAHQIEETMQYPGQIKVTVIRESRAIEYAK, encoded by the coding sequence ATGATTGTTCTGTCCGTTATTGTTGTCGTCGCGGTGATCGTGTTGGCGGTCTTTTTATTTACGCGCATGCTGAACAGCCGTTTCGTCCGCGAACAGCAGCTGGACGCGGAAAATATTATTCTCGTCGCGAAACAGCGCGCTCAGCAGATCGAAACGGAAGCGATGGATAAAGCGCTTAAGACGATCAACGAAGGCGAAGAAGAGCTTCAGAAGCGCCGGAACGAAGTTTCGCGCGAGTCCGACCGCGTTCAGAAGCGCCGGAACGAGCTCGAAACGCGCGTTGAAAAAATCGAACAGCGCGAATCGGCGCTCAGCAAACGGCAGAGCAATCTCGATAAGCGCTCGAACGAAATCGATAAGATGGCGTCCAAACAGCTCGACGAGCTCCAGCGGGTGGCCTCGATGACGGTCGAGGAGGCCAAGGCGGAGCTGATGGCGGCCGTTGAAAAGGATTCCCGGAACGAAATGGCGCGGATTATCCGGCAGGTCGAACAGGAGGCCCGATCCGAAGGCGAAAAGAAAGCGCGTGAAATTATTGTCACGGCGATCCAGCGCGTCGCGTCGGATCAGGTCGCTGAAGTGACGACGTCGACGGTGAATCTTCCCGGCGAAGAGATGAAAGGGCGGATCGTCGGACGGAACGGTCGGAATATCCGCGCGTTTGAGCAGGCCGCCGGGGTTGACGTCATCGTTGACGATACGCCGGAAGCGGTCATGATTTCCTGTTTTGATCCCGTTCGCCGTGAGATCGCGAAACGGGCGCTCGATCGGTTGATCCTGGACGGGAGGATTCATCCGGCGAATATCGAGAAAATCCTTCGGGACGAGGAAAAAGAGGTCCAGAAGCTGATCGTTGAGGCCGGCGAGGAGGCCGCGTTCCAGGCGGGCGTCGTGGGGCTGCATCCGGAAATTATCAAGGTCCTTGGACGGCTCAAGTACCGTACTTCGTTTGGCCAGAACCAGCTGGCGCATTCGGTTGAGACGGCGAAGCTGGCTTCCGTTATCGCTTCTGAATTGGGGGCGGACGTTGAGACGGCGCGGAAGGGCGCGCTGCTTCATGATATCGGAAAGGCCATGGACCATAATACCGAGGGAACGCACGCGAAGATCGGCGCGGATTTTTGTAAACGGTATGGTACGAATATGAAGGTCGTCAATATTATTGAAGCGCATCATCATGAAGTCGATCAGGATTCGATCGAAGCCGTCGTCGTCGAGGCCGCGGACGCGATCTCAGGCGCTCGTCCCGGCGCGCGGCGCGAGGATCTTGAATTCTATATTAAGCGGCTCCGGACGCTCGAGGAAATCGCGAATTCCTATAAAGGCGTTGAGAACTCGTTCGCGATTCAGGCGGGCCGCGAGGTTCGGATTATCGTGACGCCGGAGGAGGTCGACGATCTGGCGGCGACGTATATGGCGCGCGACATCGCCCATCAGATCGAAGAAACGATGCAGTATCCCGGGCAGATTAAAGTCACGGTTATCCGCGAGAGCCGCGCAATCGAATACGCAAAATAG
- a CDS encoding malate dehydrogenase: MAINKEAALEYHHRNGVPGKLSVTPTKPLDTFIDLSLAYSPGVAYPVLEIEKDPADAYRYTNKGNLVAVISNGTAILGLGSRGALASKPVMEGKGVLFKKFAGVDVFDIEVDTTDPQRFIDAVAAIGNTFGGINLEDIKAPECFLIEKTLQETLDIPVFHDDQHGTAIILAAGLLNAAEIAGKKIGELKVVMNGAGAAGISCARHLIRIGADPKKIYLCDSAGLIYQGRTEKMTPEKREFMNGAGPAALADILPGADVFIGLSIADILTEEMVKSMAENPFIFALANPNPEIKVETAKRVRPDAIIATGRSDYANQINNVLGFPYIFRGALDVRAKRINEEMKLAASYALAELTKLPVPDSVLKSYALDSLSFGRDYIVPKAFDPRAKWMVSSAVAQAAISSGVAQSPIDIDEYQARLGKM; encoded by the coding sequence ATGGCAATTAACAAGGAAGCAGCACTCGAATATCATCACCGCAACGGCGTTCCGGGGAAGCTCTCCGTCACGCCGACCAAGCCGCTTGACACGTTTATCGACCTCAGTCTCGCTTACTCGCCGGGCGTCGCCTATCCGGTTCTCGAAATCGAAAAGGACCCCGCCGACGCGTACCGGTATACCAATAAGGGCAATCTGGTCGCCGTTATTTCCAACGGGACCGCGATCTTAGGACTGGGCAGTCGCGGCGCGCTTGCCTCGAAACCGGTCATGGAGGGAAAAGGCGTTCTCTTTAAGAAGTTCGCCGGCGTCGACGTTTTCGATATCGAGGTAGACACGACCGATCCGCAGCGGTTCATTGACGCCGTCGCCGCGATCGGGAACACGTTCGGCGGCATCAATCTTGAGGATATCAAAGCGCCGGAATGCTTCCTGATCGAAAAAACGCTTCAGGAAACGCTCGATATCCCGGTTTTCCATGACGACCAGCACGGAACGGCGATTATCCTCGCCGCCGGTCTCCTGAACGCGGCCGAAATCGCCGGGAAGAAAATCGGCGAGCTGAAAGTCGTGATGAACGGCGCGGGCGCGGCCGGGATCTCCTGCGCAAGGCACCTGATCCGGATCGGCGCCGACCCCAAGAAAATTTACCTTTGCGACTCGGCCGGGCTGATTTATCAGGGACGAACGGAGAAGATGACGCCGGAGAAGCGCGAGTTCATGAACGGCGCGGGCCCGGCAGCGTTGGCCGACATCCTCCCCGGCGCGGATGTCTTTATCGGACTGTCGATCGCGGATATCCTGACCGAAGAAATGGTTAAAAGCATGGCGGAGAATCCGTTTATATTCGCTCTCGCGAATCCCAACCCGGAAATCAAGGTCGAAACGGCGAAGCGCGTCCGCCCTGACGCGATTATCGCGACCGGACGGTCGGATTACGCGAACCAGATCAATAACGTCCTCGGCTTCCCGTATATTTTCCGCGGAGCGCTCGACGTCCGCGCGAAACGGATCAATGAAGAAATGAAACTGGCGGCGTCATACGCGCTGGCGGAGCTGACAAAGCTTCCGGTTCCGGATTCCGTCCTGAAATCCTACGCGCTGGATAGCTTATCGTTCGGACGCGATTATATCGTCCCGAAAGCGTTCGACCCACGCGCGAAATGGATGGTCTCGTCGGCGGTCGCCCAGGCCGCGATATCAAGCGGCGTCGCCCAAAGTCCAATCGATATCGACGAATATCAGGCGCGGCTTGGGAAAATGTAA